Part of the Pyricularia oryzae 70-15 chromosome 3, whole genome shotgun sequence genome, GAGAGTTACACAAAGCAACACTCAACCAGGTTCTATGCCCCTTGCACTTTCATTCCAGTGTTCGATGCAAGGGGGGTCAGCTCAGAGCAAGAAACGTACCTTTTGGACCTGCTCGCCGCATGCCGGGCGCTTCGAAAACCAAGGTTCAGGACGGATAGCCCTATGACTACCGCGGGGAGCAATATCCTCAGGTAGCTGAGACACGGTTGAAGAAACAAATGTCAGCTGAAGTAAAGACTGGAATTGATCAGTTAGGCCTCAGCCTAGGGCCAAGGGCCAAAAGAATACTCACTCATGCTGAAAACATGGCGTTAGATCATCAACCTGCCATACCGGCCACTGGCACTGTCCGACGCCACCCATCCTGTGCCCCGCTTCAGCGCGCTCTCAATCCAGACTGTAGGGCGCGCTGTTTTCGGGGAGGAATTGTGTGATGTTGTCGCTCTTCGGGCCCCTCGCAAGAGACAAAAATCAACAGAGGGCCTAGAGCAAAGAAGACTGCAGACGAGTTGGTATTAAAAGGAAATGTTCACAGAGTGTGGGAGCAAGATTGTTGACCTGCAGGAATATACTAGCTCAAAACTCAAAGGCGCCCAATCGCAGCGAATTGACTGGTTGAGCCGGCTACTGCAATTTTTCAGCGggcggagctcggcctggctcCGAGGCTTCAATAGTGGACCAGTGCGTGCTTTGCAGCCTGGGGATGCAGCTGATACCGTGCCTGTTAGCTGCAGGGGCCCCTGTGCAAATGCTGACTTGTGGATCTCAACTGTCAAGTTCGTTGAAGCCACGGCGTATGGAATTATTCTTCGCTCCCGCTTGGCTTTTGAGATGAGACCGATTATTTCGACAATAGCTTTGTGAATCAATTTGCTTCTGGTGAAAGGTAGATCGCCAAGAAATGAGCCCTAGTCTTCTCTTGATATAAACCCGGAGTGCTTACAATATGACTCGGATTGGACACGACTAAATATGATTCATGCTGTCTGTTGCCGTAACAAGCCAAAAAGCATCATTCTGTCCGAACAGCGCTTAGACCTTATCGAGGACCTTGATGACATAAAAAGAAGCCCACTGGGGTCAGTGGGTGGCAACTTGCCCAAGTCAGTTTAGGTGCAACTGCAATAAAGGAGGGATGATACTGTAACAGTAATTGTGTACCCCATCTGTCTCAGTTAGTTGCTCAAGCAAAATATCGGTTATTATGCTATCATCAAATCAGAGTAGACCTCCAATGTCAACAGAATTCCATCATTTCCCTGTGCTGTGCGCAATGCGATTGTCAGCTGCTACCCACCTTCCCCATACAATGGATTTCAAGCAAGCTCTTTTCCATGCCGGTATCGCAGGGAAATGGCATGCATGTATGATGTAAGATTGAGACGATTCGTCTCCAAGATTGCGGCTCTGGTACCCCCAAAGCGCTTGGCTAACCCACAAAATTATGGAAACTTGCAGGAAAGATTTGAGAGTGGATTCTCACAGTGAAGGAAGTGTGCGGACTGTGGATTGAACACGCAAGCACATTACGGTATATTGATAATTGATAAGGAAAAGTACAGGCGCGGGTCAAGCGCCGGATTATTGCCGTCCTTCCAAGGACCCAAAGAACGATCTCCTGCTTTAGTCATTTTCTTAGAGAGAAATACACAATAGTAGCACGAGCCTATCGCGCGGATGGCCCGCGGATCAGTGCTCCGAGATCTAACAGGGCTTGCAGGGTTGCAGGCCCGAGTGATTGATCTCGGTCGTTCGTGTAAAAAGTAAATCGAATCCCCAGCCCGGCAGGATTTCCTCGTGCAGTTACCGCGGGTTGTCAGGCGAAAATCCCGGAAATAAACAAACTTGGATGAATGAATGAGCTTCCATAACGGTGGCAGCTCAAATCCTTGTATCGTAGCTATAATGCACGTTCATATGCTAGAAGCCTAGAACGTCAAAGTAACCGCCCGCTACTTGGTCCTCGAATCGGAACATGACTAAATCTCCGGACAACTTTCATATTAATTATATATTGATGAGTCTTCGGCCTGACATGGTTCACTTTATGCAGATCACAGTTTGGGCTTATCAATGAGCCATTATGAAAAGTGATGACCCTGCCCTGACCTACCCCAAAAGATTACTATTAGACTAGAACAAGATAGAATAGATCTGATGTTACCACGTGGTGACGTCCAATGTCCACGTAATAACTATGAGAGTTGCATTCTCGGAACATGTCATGTCCCCCCCATCCCTGATGCGTTGTGGACGGGTACATCCGCGCGGACGGTCACAAAAGTTAGTTGCATTAATTCAAGGCTTGCTTTCATTGATGTTTTTTCTTGAGATATTTAACAACGGGAGAAAAACGCCCTGACTCCATCAATAAACGGCTTGGCCCCTGCAGATCTTGCAACAAAAAGGGCCTTTTCCCGTGTTGTTAaatctttttgtttgttttttgtttccctCCCAATGAAGCCGccttccaaaaaaaaaatcgcgaACCGTCAACTCCCTGTATAATACCTCAGCAATATTATTACAGATGGATTAAACTCGACAAAAAGAACAGATTCTGGTTCTTTGTCTGAAATGGTCATTTCAACTCAAGGCGAGTGCATGACTACCTCAGCCCATAACCATGCCCTTCATACCAGCTAGATCACCCTCCTTGGCTGCGATCTCGAAGTAGCCATAGATGATGCTATAGAAAAAGTTAGCAAAGTGTGTCATTCATAACTGGGAAAGGCTGCATAGGAAGGGTTAACTTACGTGACGGCAAGCAGGGTACCAGTACCCGAGCCCAAAGCACCCATGAGATCACTGGCGACGGACAGGGCACCAATGCAGGCACCACCGAAAGCGGCAGCAGTAGGGATAATACGCTTAAGCTCCTTGTACATGCTCTGGTCACGGTGACCGGCCATGACCAGTCCCTGGTCCTTAAGCTGCTTGGCAACATCGCGAGGGCTGGAGCCTGAGACCTCAATCCAAGTCTTGGAGAAGACGGCGCAGGCAGTAAGCATATAGACGATGTAGAGGGCTGTGTGGATAGGGTCGATCAGAGCCTCGGTGAAGTTCATGGGAGGCGACATGTAGTAGGTAAGACCGGAGATGGCTGAAAGCTGCGAGctgccctccttggcctCCCAAACACCGAACAGACGGACCAGGAGGTTCTCGGGGAAGCGGGAGTAAAGCATCTGGGAGATGATGAAGATGTTGGAGGAGAGGGCGCTCTGCAACATGATGGGCATGTTGGAGGTGTAGAAGAGGCGGACAGGGTACGAGCCTCGGGCACCACGCTGGCGCGAGGACTTGACCGGGATCTCAACGCGAAGACCCTGGAGGTAGATGACGGCGCAGAACACCAGCAGAGTTGCCAGCAGGTTCATGATGTTGGGGAGGTTCTGGCGGTAGAAGGCCTCCTGCAGAGCGCGCTGCTTGTTGGGCCAGGTCATGAGCAGGTGGAACAGAGCAATGACGGCGCCCTCGTACTCGGGGCCACGACCAGTGTTGATGCTGGTGGGTGAGAAAGCCTTCCACATGATGGACTCGCAGATGTTGGTGGCAATGAACAGCGAGATACCGCTGCCCAGGCCGTATCCCTTCTGCAGAAGCTCATCCAGAAGAATGACGATCATACCGGCAATGAAAAGCTGGAGGATCAAGAGGAAGACGATACCGGCACCAAGTTCGGACGGGGGGCCGTAGAGACCAGTGAAGACGTAGACGGTGGCAGTGCCGGCAGACAGGATGAATGCGAAAAGCTTCTGGGCAGTCTGATACAGCTCGCGGTCGGACTTGAGGTCGAGGTTGACATCGATCATGTGGGTGCCAGCAAGGAGCTGGAAAACCATGCCAGACGAGATGATGGGCGTGATACCAAGCTCCATCAGCGTTCCTCTGTTACTCGCCATCATCATACGCAGCCAGTATAGGGGGTCGGAGGTGTCCGAGGACACAATGCCGTATAGGGGCATCTGGCTCATGACCAAGAAGATCAAGAGGGTGAGACCTGTCCACATCAACTTTTGGTTGAATGGGATCTTAGTCTCGGGTTGCTGAACCTCGGGGAGGAACGGCACGAAGGGCTTGACGAGGTCAAGGAACCGTACTGTAGCGCACAGAAGGAGTTAGAAGAGGATTTGGCAAGTTGATTGAAGCCATTGATACAGCAGGCTGTCATGGGAAGCAACAGCTGGACCCAGAGTATTGCTGGTCGCGACCATTGTTCCTGGGTACAAGTCTTGCGACCTGCCCGCAGAGCAACTTAATGGTTACGCGACGGCGGGCACATTGCGATCGGGGCTGCGCGCATTTTAGGCTGAACTTACAAGAACTCATGATGGGCGGCTTATATGCAAACAGTCATCTAAAAAGGTGGTCTTGTGGAAGAAatgaaaaagagagaggccCGATCAAGAGGCCGGCGAGGTAGCAAACGAATCGCCTTTTGACTTTGGGAAAGAAAGGAAAGGCGCAGACAACACGATGGGAGGCGACGGAAGCTGGTAGATGATCTGGCTCCAAATTCCAAAGTGTGTAGGTGTTCAATTTGCTAAGTGGATAGCTAGCCACGTGACCCACTTTTCTCCTGAAGAAGGGGGTGGAGGGTGTAGTGGCTTGAAAATGTGGGAGGGGACCCTGATGTGTGGAGCGGTTGTGGCTAAACCATCTGGATTGGCCAGCACACCCATGTCTGGCAACGTCCGCCCTACCGTATCGTGCAGGCAGAAGGACCCAAAGGCCCAAGGGCTTTTCATCCAATACAAAGTCGTCCCGCATAGGAGTCACAGCTAATCATCTGTACCTACAGAGTAGAAGTATCACTTAGATCAATTGAACGTTTTCCTTTTACGGGAGGAGCAGTTGCATGTGGGCAGGATTATTCTCCCGTATCAGGCCATTTTCCGGTCTAAGGCCTAATTCTTTGTCGATTGTCACTATTAGGCGAAATGCCTCAAAAATGTCTTGTCAGCAAAATTATTCATCTCCTGAGCCCTTGGTTGTGGTCATGGGCTCAACAGGAACAGGCAAATCCGACGTATGCATCTCGAGTTTTATTATACGATTCCTTCCCCATTCA contains:
- a CDS encoding protein transporter SEC61 subunit alpha; this translates as MSSLRFLDLVKPFVPFLPEVQQPETKIPFNQKLMWTGLTLLIFLVMSQMPLYGIVSSDTSDPLYWLRMMMASNRGTLMELGITPIISSGMVFQLLAGTHMIDVNLDLKSDRELYQTAQKLFAFILSAGTATVYVFTGLYGPPSELGAGIVFLLILQLFIAGMIVILLDELLQKGYGLGSGISLFIATNICESIMWKAFSPTSINTGRGPEYEGAVIALFHLLMTWPNKQRALQEAFYRQNLPNIMNLLATLLVFCAVIYLQGLRVEIPVKSSRQRGARGSYPVRLFYTSNMPIMLQSALSSNIFIISQMLYSRFPENLLVRLFGVWEAKEGSSQLSAISGLTYYMSPPMNFTEALIDPIHTALYIVYMLTACAVFSKTWIEVSGSSPRDVAKQLKDQGLVMAGHRDQSMYKELKRIIPTAAAFGGACIGALSVASDLMGALGSGTGTLLAVTIIYGYFEIAAKEGDLAGMKGMVMG